The region CGCGATGCGACCATCGCTGGTCGCCGCGAGGCGGCGGAAAACCGCTTCGACCGCGCGGTCGCCGTTGGCAACGAGCGCGATCTGGACGCCGTGACGCTGCACGCACGCGGACGCAATCGCCGCCAGAAGTTCCGGGCCCTTCTGCGAGTACAGGCGGCTCGGCCACAGCAGCAGCGGCGCATCGGGGTCCGCGCGCAGTCCCATCTCTTTCTGGAAGCGCTCCTTGTTGACGCGCTTGCCTTCGATGACGTCGGCGATGTCGTAGGGGATGATGTGCGGGTTGATGCGGGGATCGTCGGAGTCGCCGGGCGCGTTGAGGATGCCGAGCGTGCGTCCGGCGGCGTGCTTCTCGCGCATCGCGTGCGCGACACCCGGAGGCACGATGCTGCCGAAGCGGCCCGAGACGATTTCTTCGAGGAAGGTCGGGCTGACCGTGTTGACGATGTCGGCCGCGTGAATGCCCGTCGCGGTGAAGTCGATGCTGTTGCTGCGCCAGTTCTCGGCGGTGTCGCTCGGGAAATCCTGGAAGTACAGGAACTCCATGTAGCGGCGCACGTCGATTCCGCTGTGGTCGACGTCGCGGGGCGGCGCGTGCTCGGTGAACACGTTGTGAAGAGTGAACAGGCTCTTGATTCCCGCTGCGCGCGCTGCGGCCGGCACCAGCCCTGTCATCCAGTCGTTGCAGTGCACGACGTCGGGCTCCAGGCGCGGCATCAGGTCGTTGATGATGTAGCGCTGGAACGCCTCGGCCCGGCGGATGCGCGGATTGGCTTCCTGCTCACCATAGACGTCCGTCAGCGACGAGAACGCGCTGTCGGTCACCAGGTGCACGCCCTGGCGCCCGAGCACCCGCCCCATGGCGTCGATTTCGCGGTAGGTGATGCGGGCGAGATCGCGGATCTTCGCGTCGTAGCGCGGCACCACCACGTGCAGCTCGAAGCGCGCATCCGTGTGCAGGTGCTGGATCAGGCCGGCCGAAATGTCGCCGAGCCCTCCCCCTTTTGCGCGGAAATAGTGCGCAGCGTTGCCCATGCCCTCGGGCAGCTCCGTGATTTCGGGGGTGCAGATCAGGATGCGGGGCTTGCGCGCCGCGCTACCCCCGCCCTCGGGCGGCGCCGTCGAGCCTGCAGCGGGTGCCGCCTGCGATTCGGGCGGATCCGTCGTCACGTGTGCTCGTTATCACGGGAGCGACCCCGCGTGGAACTTGCCGGATCCGGAGGGCAGGACTAGGGTTCCGCGCATGAAAACACTCACGAGCGCGATCACTCCGGTATTGTTTCTCGCAGTGGCATCGTTTGCGGGGACGGCGGCGGCCGAGCCGGCCCCTCCCGATGCGGTCACGATCCAGGTCAATCTCGTCGATGCGAAGGGAACGGCCAAGTCCATCGGCACGATCACCGCGAGCCAGTCCGGCTTCGGGTTGATGCTCAAGCCGGCGCTCACCGGTTTGCCGCCGGGGCTCCACGGTTTCCACGTGCACGAGAACCCGAGCTGCGATCCGGCCGAGAAGGACGGGCAGCCGGCACCGGCGCAAGCGGCCGGCGGCCACCTCGATCCGGCCAAGACGGCGCGTCACGAAGGACCGTACGGCACCGGGCATCTCGGCGATCTTCCGGCGCTCTACGTCGACGCCGACGGAAAGGCCGAGACGACGGTCGTGGCGCCGCGCCTCAAGCTCGCGGACATCGAAGGCCACTCGTTGATGATCCACGCTGGCGGCGACAACCTGTCCGACAAGCCGTCACCGCTCGGCGGCGGCGGCGCCCGCATCGCCTGCGGCGTAGTCCCCGCCCCAAAGAAACAATAACATCGCTGTAATGGGGTCAGGCACCAGCGGAATAGTGCCTGACCCCATTCGGCTGGTGCCTGACCCCATTACACATCAATTATAGAGGTTGCGCCGGCGTCGCGGGCTCGCCACGGTGCCGCGATGGCTACCGCGACCGTTTCCACATCGCCGTCCCTTCCCGCGATCCGCACCCGCGTCAGCGATCTTCTCGGCGTTCGCTATCCCATCGTGCAGGCGCCGATGGGCTGGATCGCGCGCGCCCAGCTTGCGTCGGCCGTCTCCAACGCCGGCGGCCTCGGCATCATCGAGACGTCTTCGGGAGAGCTCGACGCCGTGCGCGGCGAGATCCTGAAAATGCGCGAGCTCACGGACAAGCCTTTCGGCGTCAACATCGCCCAGTTGTTCGTGCGCGACCCGTCGATTGCCGATTTCGTCGTCGATCAGGGCGTGCGTTTCGTGACGACATCGGCCGGCGATCCCAACCAGTACACGAAGAAGCTGAAAGGCGCCGGCCTGACGGTTTTCCACGTCGTGCCCACTCTTCGGGCCGCGCTGAAGGCGGTCGAAGCAGGCGTAGACGGGCTGGTGGTCGAGGGCGGCGAAGGCGGCGGATTCAAAAACCCGCGCGACGTCGCGACAATGGTGCTGCTGCCGCTGGTCTGCTCGAAAGTGGAGGTGCCGGTGATCGCTGCCGGCGGCATCTCCGACGGCCGCTCGATGGCCGCCGCGTTCGCGCTCGGCGCCGAGGGTGTGCAGATGGGCACGCGCATGGTGTCGGCCGCCGAATCGCCGGTGCACGCGAACTACAAGGGCGCGATCACGTCGGCTGCCGAGACAGACACCGTGTTCCTCAATCGCCACAGCCGGCCGGGGCTGAGAGCCCTGCGAACCGGTCGCACCGAGAAGCTGGAGCGCGACGAGCACGTGCCGATGACGGAGTTCGGCCGCATCCTCGATCTCTATTTCGGCGGCGACATGGAAGCGGCGATCGGGCTCGGCGGCCAGGTCGCCGGCCGCATCGACAAAGTGGAACCGGTGGCGGAGATCTTCGAGAGAACGGTGCGCGAGTTCCACGAGACGGTCGAGCTGCTCGCGGAGAGATTTGCCGGCGCGAGAGCGGCGGCGCGCGGCTGAGCGAAACGGCCCGGCGATGCAGCCCGGCTCGGGGCCAGGGCTCACCGCCCCGACGCGTTGAACCCCGCACTCGAATTCGCCGACGTCGAACCCGCGACGAACGAGCTCGTCCAGCACATGCCGTCGCTCGAAAGCAGCTGCACGGTGACGGAGGGATCCTCGTCGAAGAAACGGCCCGACGAGAACGGCAGCGGAGTCGGAAGCAGCGGCCCGCCCGCGCCGAGCCTCGTCTTGCTGCGACCGTCGGCTCCGGGCTTGAGACTGAGCTTGCGGATCCCGTCGAGGGAGCCGGCGCCGTCGATCCACGACCAGCCCCGCGGCGCGAAATTGCGCCAGCCCGAGCCTCCCGGCGGAAGAGCCAGCCGCATCGCGAGACGAGAGCTGCTGCCGCTGCTGTCGTAGACGCAAAGATCGAATCCGGTATCGGAAGACGGAGACCCGAGATCGGGCTGCGCGAATGCAGCGCCGGCGCCCCACTGCCACGACAGCCGGTCCGAATCGCTTCCCGGCTGATCGAGGATCTTCAGGTGCGCGCTGCCGGCGGCCAGGCAGGTCGACGGATCGCGCGGCGTTTCGGCGTGAACGCAGTGACCGGCCGCGCAGGAGTCGCTCGTGCACGGATTGGCGTCGTCGCAGTCTTCGTTCGACGCGCCGCAGGTGCCCACGAACGTCGCCGTGCAGTGGGCGCCGGCGCCGAGGATGACGACGCCGTCGCTGCAATCGGCATCTCCGCTCCAGCCGGCAAAGCGCGAGAACGCATCCGGTGTCGCCGTCAGCGTCACCGTCGATCCGCCGTTGAAATAGCTGCGGCAGGCACTGCCGCAATCGATTCCGGCCGGCGAGCTCGTCACGGCGCCGCCGCCGCTTCCGCTCTTGTCGACGCGAA is a window of Candidatus Binatia bacterium DNA encoding:
- a CDS encoding glycogen/starch synthase — translated: MTTDPPESQAAPAAGSTAPPEGGGSAARKPRILICTPEITELPEGMGNAAHYFRAKGGGLGDISAGLIQHLHTDARFELHVVVPRYDAKIRDLARITYREIDAMGRVLGRQGVHLVTDSAFSSLTDVYGEQEANPRIRRAEAFQRYIINDLMPRLEPDVVHCNDWMTGLVPAAARAAGIKSLFTLHNVFTEHAPPRDVDHSGIDVRRYMEFLYFQDFPSDTAENWRSNSIDFTATGIHAADIVNTVSPTFLEEIVSGRFGSIVPPGVAHAMREKHAAGRTLGILNAPGDSDDPRINPHIIPYDIADVIEGKRVNKERFQKEMGLRADPDAPLLLWPSRLYSQKGPELLAAIASACVQRHGVQIALVANGDRAVEAVFRRLAATSDGRIAHRPFREDLGTLALAGADFVLMPSLYEPCGLPQMMGPRFGTPAIARATGGLKDTVQPLDLAAHSGNGFVFEAHAAAALAGAIAAAVRFYREPEDVRRHTLQRIMRESLERFSLANTARAYIDVYEKLIAEGR
- the sodC gene encoding superoxide dismutase [Cu-Zn] SodC, with translation MKTLTSAITPVLFLAVASFAGTAAAEPAPPDAVTIQVNLVDAKGTAKSIGTITASQSGFGLMLKPALTGLPPGLHGFHVHENPSCDPAEKDGQPAPAQAAGGHLDPAKTARHEGPYGTGHLGDLPALYVDADGKAETTVVAPRLKLADIEGHSLMIHAGGDNLSDKPSPLGGGGARIACGVVPAPKKQ
- a CDS encoding nitronate monooxygenase, which encodes MATATVSTSPSLPAIRTRVSDLLGVRYPIVQAPMGWIARAQLASAVSNAGGLGIIETSSGELDAVRGEILKMRELTDKPFGVNIAQLFVRDPSIADFVVDQGVRFVTTSAGDPNQYTKKLKGAGLTVFHVVPTLRAALKAVEAGVDGLVVEGGEGGGFKNPRDVATMVLLPLVCSKVEVPVIAAGGISDGRSMAAAFALGAEGVQMGTRMVSAAESPVHANYKGAITSAAETDTVFLNRHSRPGLRALRTGRTEKLERDEHVPMTEFGRILDLYFGGDMEAAIGLGGQVAGRIDKVEPVAEIFERTVREFHETVELLAERFAGARAAARG